Proteins encoded together in one Kutzneria kofuensis window:
- a CDS encoding type II toxin-antitoxin system HicB family antitoxin, protein MSTFAIIVERAEDGGYGAWSPDLPGCVALGDTPEETLQEMREAIQGHLDVMRELGEPMPRPSTVIATTVEAA, encoded by the coding sequence GTGAGCACGTTCGCGATCATCGTCGAACGCGCCGAGGACGGTGGTTACGGCGCGTGGTCTCCCGACCTGCCCGGATGCGTCGCCCTTGGCGACACCCCCGAGGAGACCTTGCAGGAGATGCGGGAAGCCATCCAGGGCCACCTTGACGTCATGCGCGAACTCGGCGAACCCATGCCCCGCCCGAGCACTGTCATCGCGACCACTGTCGAAGCCGCGTGA
- the mdlC gene encoding benzoylformate decarboxylase — MASVRELTRDLLRSWGCTTVFGNPGSTELPFLADWPDDFRYVLGLHESSVVAMADGYAQFSGRPAVVNLHSSGGVGHGLGSLVTAFRNRSPLLVIAGQQARSLLNGEPFLGAVDAPQFPRPYVKWSAQPARAADVPAALARGLQMATQPPQGPVFVSVPVDDWDQPGVDVPSRPQVTGFGPDPEAIRVIATALDAAERPAIVVGASVDADDAVEDAIELAERTRAAVWASPMSSRCSFPEDHPLFAGFLPPADRQLRQTLRAYDCVLVIGAPAFVYHVETPADGPELPPLHLVHDDPTVLSWAPAGSGLLSTPRRAIRALNELVRETDRPASVERLKPETPAATVPMTGAYVLAAIRRALPADGVIVEEVPSHRNDLREHLPITARGRGFFTIASGVLGYGLPGAVGVSLAAPERPVIAVVGDGSAMYGIQALWTAAKEHASVTFVVLDNAQYAALRSMAESAGVAKAPGVDLGGLDFCALAAGMGCRSRLVERPEELDEALAAAVGASGPTVLHVRVDPGYSPLY; from the coding sequence ATGGCGTCCGTCCGGGAGTTGACGCGGGATCTGCTGCGAAGCTGGGGCTGCACAACGGTGTTCGGCAATCCCGGCTCGACCGAGCTGCCGTTTCTCGCCGACTGGCCGGACGACTTCAGATACGTGCTCGGCCTGCACGAATCGTCGGTGGTCGCGATGGCCGACGGATACGCCCAGTTCAGCGGCCGCCCGGCGGTGGTCAACCTGCACTCGTCCGGCGGTGTCGGCCACGGTTTGGGCAGTCTGGTGACCGCGTTCCGCAACCGGTCGCCACTGCTCGTGATCGCCGGGCAGCAGGCGCGGTCGCTGCTCAACGGGGAGCCGTTCCTGGGCGCGGTCGACGCGCCGCAGTTCCCCCGTCCGTACGTGAAGTGGAGCGCGCAGCCGGCGCGGGCCGCCGACGTGCCGGCGGCGCTGGCACGAGGGCTGCAGATGGCGACGCAGCCGCCACAAGGTCCGGTTTTCGTGTCAGTGCCGGTGGACGACTGGGATCAGCCCGGAGTTGACGTTCCGTCACGTCCTCAGGTCACCGGCTTCGGCCCGGACCCGGAGGCCATCCGGGTGATCGCGACGGCCTTGGACGCGGCCGAGCGGCCGGCGATCGTCGTCGGGGCGTCGGTGGACGCCGACGACGCCGTCGAGGACGCGATCGAGCTGGCGGAGCGCACCCGGGCCGCCGTGTGGGCGTCGCCGATGTCGTCGCGCTGCTCGTTCCCCGAGGACCACCCGTTGTTCGCGGGCTTCCTGCCGCCGGCCGACCGGCAGCTCCGGCAGACGTTGCGGGCGTACGACTGTGTGTTGGTGATCGGCGCGCCCGCGTTCGTCTACCACGTCGAAACCCCGGCCGACGGGCCGGAGCTGCCGCCGCTGCATCTCGTGCACGACGATCCGACCGTCCTGTCCTGGGCGCCGGCCGGCTCCGGGCTGCTGTCCACGCCGCGCCGAGCCATCCGCGCGCTGAACGAGCTGGTCCGGGAAACGGACCGGCCGGCGTCGGTCGAACGGCTCAAGCCCGAGACGCCCGCCGCGACCGTGCCGATGACCGGCGCGTACGTGCTGGCGGCGATCCGGCGGGCGCTGCCGGCCGACGGCGTGATCGTCGAGGAGGTGCCGAGTCACCGCAACGACCTGCGCGAACACCTCCCGATCACGGCTCGTGGCCGTGGCTTCTTCACGATCGCCAGCGGTGTGCTCGGCTACGGGTTGCCCGGCGCGGTCGGCGTCTCGCTGGCCGCCCCCGAGCGGCCGGTGATCGCGGTCGTCGGCGACGGCTCGGCGATGTACGGCATCCAGGCGCTGTGGACCGCCGCGAAGGAACACGCCTCGGTCACGTTCGTCGTGCTGGACAACGCCCAGTACGCGGCGCTGCGGTCGATGGCGGAGAGCGCCGGCGTGGCCAAGGCGCCCGGCGTCGACCTCGGTGGCCTGGACTTCTGCGCGCTGGCGGCCGGCATGGGATGCCGATCACGCCTGGTGGAACGCCCGGAGGAACTGGACGAGGCGCTGGCCGCGGCGGTGGGGGCGAGCGGGCCCACTGTGCTGCATGTCCGGGTCGATCCGGGGTACTCGCCGCTGTACTGA
- a CDS encoding aldehyde dehydrogenase family protein has protein sequence MQHKCASVVAGVPDQQAEGGVLLSRNPANLDDVVAEVKLAGAETVLAAAQAARDAQPEWAKIPAPVRGQVIARLGRLVEANKEALARLITREIGKPYAESLGEVQEIVDTCDFFLGEGRRLYGQTVPSEMPDKQLFTFRVPVGVTAIVTAANFPAAVPSWYLVPALLCGNTVVWKPAELSAAVGQALAELAWHAGVPQGVLNLVQADGKATFTGLELALRAGLIDKVGFTGSTEVGRAISELCGRYLQSPCLELGGKNPLVVMADANLDLAVEGALFSGFGSAGQRCTSLGTVFVQREVHDEFLSRFVTAVENAVVGDPSQGVLYGPLIDTRYAERFEQYLDLVQPHHTVHGSTGTGRITDANPRKGFVGDAERGVFVHPTIVDGVTAQDDLYRTETFGPLVGVGTFDTFDEAVDLANGHGYGLSAAIYTTDPSNAFRFRERCRAGMISVNNSTSGAEAHLPFGGNGLSGNGSRQSGVWVLDQFTRWQSMNWDYAGKLQKAQMDMVELPQADLAFRLED, from the coding sequence ATGCAGCACAAGTGCGCGTCCGTTGTCGCCGGCGTCCCCGACCAGCAGGCCGAAGGCGGCGTTCTCCTCTCCCGCAACCCCGCGAACCTCGACGACGTCGTCGCCGAGGTGAAGCTGGCCGGGGCCGAAACAGTCCTGGCAGCCGCGCAGGCCGCCCGCGATGCGCAGCCGGAGTGGGCGAAGATCCCGGCCCCGGTCCGCGGCCAGGTGATCGCCCGGCTGGGCCGGCTGGTCGAGGCGAACAAGGAGGCGCTGGCCCGGCTGATCACCCGCGAGATCGGCAAGCCGTACGCGGAGTCGCTGGGCGAGGTGCAGGAGATCGTCGACACCTGCGACTTCTTCCTCGGCGAGGGCCGCCGCCTGTACGGCCAGACGGTGCCGAGCGAGATGCCGGACAAGCAGCTGTTCACCTTCCGCGTCCCGGTCGGCGTGACGGCGATCGTCACGGCGGCGAACTTCCCGGCGGCGGTGCCGTCCTGGTACCTGGTGCCGGCGCTGCTGTGCGGCAACACCGTGGTGTGGAAGCCGGCGGAGTTGTCGGCGGCCGTGGGCCAGGCGCTGGCGGAGCTGGCCTGGCACGCGGGCGTGCCCCAGGGTGTCCTGAACCTGGTTCAGGCCGACGGCAAGGCGACCTTCACGGGTCTGGAGCTGGCGCTCCGGGCCGGCCTGATCGACAAGGTCGGCTTCACGGGCTCCACGGAGGTCGGCCGGGCGATCAGCGAGCTGTGCGGGCGGTACCTGCAGTCGCCGTGCCTGGAACTGGGCGGCAAGAACCCGCTCGTGGTGATGGCGGACGCGAACCTGGACCTGGCCGTGGAAGGCGCCCTGTTCAGCGGCTTCGGCTCGGCCGGCCAGCGCTGCACGTCGCTGGGCACGGTCTTCGTGCAGCGCGAGGTGCACGACGAGTTCCTGAGCCGATTCGTCACGGCGGTGGAGAACGCGGTCGTCGGCGACCCGAGCCAGGGCGTCCTCTACGGACCGTTGATCGACACCCGCTACGCGGAACGCTTCGAGCAGTACCTCGACCTCGTCCAGCCGCACCACACGGTGCACGGCTCGACCGGCACCGGTCGGATCACCGATGCCAATCCCCGCAAGGGTTTCGTGGGCGATGCCGAGCGGGGCGTCTTCGTGCACCCGACCATCGTGGACGGTGTCACCGCGCAGGACGACCTGTACCGCACGGAAACCTTCGGTCCGCTGGTCGGCGTCGGCACTTTCGACACATTCGACGAGGCGGTCGACCTCGCCAACGGCCACGGCTACGGCCTGTCGGCCGCGATCTACACCACCGATCCCAGCAACGCTTTCCGGTTCCGCGAGCGCTGCCGGGCCGGCATGATCAGCGTGAACAACTCGACCTCGGGCGCGGAGGCGCACCTGCCGTTCGGCGGGAACGGCCTGTCCGGCAACGGAAGCCGGCAGTCGGGCGTGTGGGTGCTCGACCAGTTCACCCGCTGGCAGTCGATGAACTGGGACTACGCCGGCAAGCTGCAGAAGGCCCAGATGGACATGGTCGAACTGCCCCAGGCCGACCTGGCGTTCCGGTTGGAGGACTGA
- a CDS encoding glycosyltransferase 87 family protein yields the protein MKTTRGFWTRVADSFLRTPTEGAPTLAVPVWLRRATPWLIAAVLAWFVVCTIIWPVGMWMQIDLEVYRAGGLAVLDGRPLYDHPLVASLMFTYTPFAAIIFAPLALLPLVGTEVVYTVVTVLLLLFAVARCWRWMGYRRDRAAVGIVLLGTALALMFEPVRTTLYLGQINVLLLAIVVADLLRTRKSNWMGVGVGIAAGIKLTPLVFIPYLLLTRQFKAAGVAFASFVGTIALGFVLKPHDASSYWLGQKFSEVARVGDVWSTGNQTLRGFLARLVSPPEATQNVWVVLALLIGALGFGAAMLAHRRGEELLAVSVIGLCSTAVSPYSWSHHWVWFVPLAVFALHRALTTGKASMWVLTAYVYITAFAWPVSFPVHDPGARASTGIWMIDWSGDVVTRNEYLIAYLVTAVFTLVHLRRSKVVASTDGVIDNRDPVPSR from the coding sequence GTGAAGACCACCCGTGGATTCTGGACCCGGGTCGCCGACTCTTTCCTGCGGACGCCGACCGAGGGCGCGCCGACGCTGGCGGTGCCGGTCTGGCTGCGCCGGGCGACGCCGTGGTTGATCGCGGCGGTGCTGGCGTGGTTCGTGGTGTGCACGATCATCTGGCCGGTCGGCATGTGGATGCAGATCGACCTGGAGGTGTACCGGGCCGGCGGCCTGGCCGTGCTGGACGGGCGGCCGCTGTACGACCACCCGCTGGTGGCCAGCCTGATGTTCACCTACACCCCGTTCGCCGCGATCATCTTCGCCCCGCTGGCGCTGCTGCCGCTGGTCGGCACCGAGGTCGTGTACACCGTCGTGACGGTGCTCCTGCTGCTGTTCGCGGTGGCGAGGTGCTGGCGCTGGATGGGCTACCGGCGGGACCGGGCGGCCGTCGGGATCGTGCTGCTGGGCACCGCGCTGGCGCTGATGTTCGAGCCGGTGCGGACCACGCTGTACCTGGGGCAGATCAACGTCCTGCTGCTGGCGATCGTGGTCGCCGACCTGCTGCGCACCCGCAAGTCGAACTGGATGGGCGTCGGCGTCGGCATCGCCGCCGGCATCAAGCTGACGCCGCTGGTCTTCATCCCGTACCTGCTGCTGACCAGGCAGTTCAAGGCCGCCGGCGTGGCGTTCGCCAGCTTCGTCGGCACCATCGCGCTGGGGTTCGTCCTCAAGCCGCACGACGCCTCCAGCTACTGGCTGGGACAGAAGTTCAGCGAAGTCGCCCGGGTGGGTGACGTGTGGTCGACCGGCAACCAGACGCTGCGTGGTTTCCTGGCCCGGCTCGTGTCGCCGCCCGAGGCCACCCAGAACGTGTGGGTCGTGCTGGCGCTGCTCATCGGCGCCCTCGGCTTCGGCGCCGCCATGCTGGCGCACCGGCGTGGCGAGGAACTGCTCGCCGTCAGCGTCATCGGGCTCTGCTCCACCGCCGTGTCGCCCTACTCGTGGTCGCACCACTGGGTGTGGTTCGTGCCGCTGGCCGTGTTCGCGCTGCACCGGGCCCTGACCACCGGCAAGGCGTCCATGTGGGTACTGACCGCGTACGTGTACATCACCGCCTTCGCGTGGCCCGTCAGCTTCCCCGTGCACGATCCCGGCGCGCGGGCCAGCACCGGCATCTGGATGATCGACTGGTCCGGCGACGTCGTCACCCGTAACGAGTACCTGATCGCCTACCTCGTCACCGCCGTCTTCACCCTGGTGCACCTACGCCGTTCGAAGGTTGTCGCGTCAACCGACGGGGTGATCGACAACCGCGACCCGGTGCCCAGCCGCTAG
- a CDS encoding IS5 family transposase (programmed frameshift) has translation MTDALSQRLVPDELWALVAPLVPQFTPRRQGGGTTPVDDRAVFTAIVFVLTSGCAWRHLPPSFGVTVPTAHRRFTEWTKAGLWPRVHRAVLDELGGQGLIDWSRVVVDAAAVRAKKGGSLTGPSPVDRGKPGSKIHALSDRAGLPLSVAVSAANTNDAYGLKPLVRAIPAVKSRRGPRRRKPAKLHADKAYDIKELRAWVREQGIAVRIARKDTESSARLGRHRWVIERTIAWLFGYRRLAMRYERKANHFCAFLTLAAALTCFKRLAKAAT, from the exons GTGACGGATGCGTTGTCGCAGCGGCTGGTGCCCGACGAGTTGTGGGCACTGGTCGCGCCGTTGGTCCCACAGTTCACGCCGCGTCGGCAGGGCGGTGGGACGACGCCGGTGGACGACCGGGCGGTGTTCACCGCGATCGTGTTCGTGTTGACCAGCGGCTGCGCCTGGCGGCATCTACCGCCGTCGTTCGGGGTCACAGTGCCGACCGCGCACCGCAGGTTCACCGAGTGGACCAAAGCGGGCCTGTGGCCACGGGTGCATCGGGCGGTCTTGGACGAGTTGGGCGGCCAGGGCTTGATCGATTGGTCGCGGGTGGTGGTGGACGCGGCGGCGGTGCGGGCGA AAAAAGGGGGATCGTTGACCGGTCCGAGCCCGGTCGATCGAGGCAAGCCGGGCTCGAAGATCCACGCGCTGTCCGACCGGGCCGGTCTGCCGTTGTCGGTGGCGGTGTCGGCGGCCAACACCAACGACGCCTACGGGCTCAAACCGTTGGTGCGGGCGATCCCCGCAGTGAAGTCGCGGCGTGGTCCCCGTCGGCGCAAGCCGGCGAAGTTGCACGCGGACAAGGCCTACGACATCAAGGAGTTACGGGCGTGGGTACGCGAGCAGGGGATCGCGGTGCGGATCGCCCGCAAAGACACTGAGTCCAGCGCGCGGCTGGGTCGGCACCGGTGGGTCATCGAACGCACGATCGCCTGGTTGTTCGGGTACCGCCGACTCGCGATGCGGTACGAGCGCAAGGCGAACCACTTCTGCGCGTTCCTGACGTTGGCGGCGGCCTTGACTTGCTTCAAGAGGCTCGCCAAGGCCGCCACGTAA
- a CDS encoding acyl-CoA dehydrogenase family protein: MDPIDLLGVADGFSDEERLIRDTVRQFVDAKVRPNVGRWFADGTFPRELAPELGELGLFGMHLQGYGCAGASATAYGIACMELEAVDSGLRSFVSVQGSLAMTAIHKFGSEEQKQQWLPKMAAGELIGCFGLTEPDFGSNPAGMRTTARLTNGEWVLNGGKLWITNGGIADVAVVWARADDGVRGFLVPRGTKGFTTRDIKDKLSLRASITSELVLDDVVLPADAVLPESRGLKAPLSCLNEARFGILWGAVGAARDCYATALDYAKTRVQFDRPIAGFQLTQSKLVEMALELEKAFLTAVHIGRLKDAGRCETAHVSFGKLNNVRAALEIARQARTILAASGITTEYPVLRHANNLESVLTYEGTSEIHTLVLGEAITGIGAYR; encoded by the coding sequence ATGGACCCGATCGACCTGCTCGGCGTCGCCGACGGCTTCTCCGACGAGGAGCGGCTGATCCGGGACACGGTGCGGCAGTTCGTGGACGCGAAGGTGCGGCCGAACGTGGGCCGCTGGTTCGCCGACGGCACCTTCCCCCGGGAGCTGGCGCCGGAACTGGGCGAGCTGGGCCTGTTCGGCATGCACCTGCAGGGCTACGGCTGCGCCGGCGCCAGCGCGACGGCGTACGGGATCGCCTGCATGGAGCTGGAGGCCGTGGACAGCGGCCTGCGCAGCTTCGTGTCCGTGCAGGGATCCCTGGCCATGACGGCGATCCACAAGTTCGGCTCCGAGGAGCAGAAGCAGCAGTGGCTGCCGAAGATGGCCGCCGGCGAGCTGATCGGCTGCTTCGGCCTGACGGAACCGGATTTCGGCAGCAACCCGGCCGGCATGCGCACGACAGCGAGACTGACCAACGGCGAGTGGGTCCTCAACGGCGGCAAGCTGTGGATCACCAACGGTGGCATCGCGGACGTCGCCGTGGTCTGGGCCCGCGCCGATGACGGCGTCCGCGGCTTCCTGGTTCCCCGCGGCACCAAGGGTTTCACCACCCGTGACATCAAGGACAAGTTGTCGCTGCGGGCCTCCATCACCTCGGAGCTGGTTCTGGACGACGTCGTCCTGCCGGCCGACGCCGTGCTGCCGGAAAGCCGTGGCCTCAAAGCTCCGTTGTCGTGCCTGAACGAGGCCAGGTTCGGCATCCTGTGGGGCGCGGTCGGCGCGGCCCGCGACTGCTACGCGACGGCGCTGGACTACGCCAAGACCCGGGTGCAGTTCGACCGACCCATCGCCGGTTTCCAGCTGACGCAGTCGAAGCTGGTGGAGATGGCACTGGAGCTGGAGAAGGCGTTCCTCACCGCCGTCCACATCGGACGACTCAAGGACGCCGGCCGGTGCGAGACCGCACACGTCAGCTTCGGCAAGCTGAACAACGTCCGGGCGGCGCTGGAGATCGCCCGGCAGGCCCGGACCATCCTCGCCGCCAGCGGCATCACCACCGAGTACCCGGTGCTGCGGCACGCCAACAACCTGGAGTCGGTGCTGACCTACGAGGGCACCAGCGAGATCCACACGCTGGTGCTCGGCGAGGCGATCACCGGGATCGGTGCGTACCGTTGA
- a CDS encoding Glu/Leu/Phe/Val family dehydrogenase codes for MFELMDEWGPEKVVCVSDPRTGMKGVLVIDNTARGMGKGGTRMSPTLSVGEVARLARVMTWKWAGVDLFFGGAKAGIRFDPSSPDKEAALRAFVRLLSNEIPREYVIGLDMGLTERDAAIVQDELRDRGAAVGTPAELGGVPYDELGVTGFGVAEATDAVFPLAGQRVVIQGLGAVGRAAARRCAELGATIVAVSSALGAVHDPSGLDLDRLLAVPGDAAVLEYSGGQRLPLGAELLVPTDVLAPCALQDVIDASLASRLSCRFVVEGANMPTSADAQQVLASRGIPVLPDFIANAGGVVAAAYAMDARHSAFRPDPAAIYATISSKLRANAATVLEAASTTGATPHQAARALAEQRVRTAMELRGRTPVTRD; via the coding sequence ATGTTCGAGCTGATGGACGAGTGGGGCCCGGAGAAGGTCGTCTGCGTGTCCGACCCGCGGACCGGCATGAAGGGCGTGCTGGTCATCGACAACACCGCGCGCGGCATGGGCAAGGGCGGCACCCGGATGAGCCCGACGCTGTCCGTCGGCGAGGTCGCCCGGCTCGCCCGGGTCATGACCTGGAAATGGGCCGGCGTCGACCTGTTCTTCGGCGGCGCCAAGGCCGGCATCCGCTTCGACCCGTCGTCGCCCGACAAGGAAGCCGCCCTGCGGGCCTTCGTCCGACTCCTGTCCAACGAGATCCCTCGCGAGTACGTCATCGGCCTCGACATGGGGCTCACCGAGCGTGACGCCGCCATCGTGCAGGACGAGCTCCGGGATCGTGGGGCCGCCGTCGGCACCCCCGCCGAGCTGGGCGGTGTCCCTTACGACGAGCTCGGCGTCACCGGCTTCGGCGTAGCCGAAGCCACCGACGCCGTCTTCCCGCTTGCCGGTCAGCGGGTCGTCATCCAGGGCCTCGGCGCCGTCGGCCGCGCCGCCGCCCGGCGGTGTGCGGAGCTCGGCGCCACCATCGTCGCCGTCTCCTCGGCTCTTGGTGCCGTGCACGACCCGTCCGGCCTGGACCTGGATCGTTTGCTGGCCGTCCCCGGCGACGCCGCCGTCCTCGAATACTCCGGCGGGCAACGCCTACCCCTCGGCGCGGAGTTGCTGGTCCCCACCGACGTCCTGGCTCCTTGCGCCCTCCAGGACGTCATCGACGCGTCCCTCGCCTCCCGCCTGTCCTGCCGCTTCGTCGTCGAAGGCGCCAACATGCCCACCTCCGCCGACGCCCAGCAGGTCCTGGCCTCCCGTGGCATCCCCGTCCTCCCGGACTTCATCGCCAACGCCGGCGGGGTAGTGGCTGCCGCCTACGCCATGGACGCCCGCCACTCCGCCTTCCGCCCCGACCCCGCCGCCATCTACGCCACCATCTCGTCCAAGCTCCGCGCCAACGCCGCCACCGTCCTGGAGGCGGCTTCGACCACCGGCGCCACCCCGCACCAAGCCGCCCGCGCCCTGGCCGAGCAGCGGGTTCGCACCGCCATGGAACTCCGCGGCCGAACCCCCGTCACCCGGGATTAG
- a CDS encoding IS701 family transposase encodes MVADWSASFEAFLGRFAGRFPRVESRRRMRWYVKGLLAEIERKNGWTLAEAAGDAGPEGMQRLLNFYAWDTDGLRDDVRAAVVERIGDGEQGVLIVDETGFLKKGAHSAGVARQYSGTAGRIENSQIGVFLAYASPRGRALIDRELYLPKDWTDDRDRCRAAGIDDEVEFATKQVLARRMIERALATEVPFGWVTADELYGQDTKFRLWLETVDVPHVVAVPKSAMVVSMHLAKVRVARMIADVADADWQRLSCGDGVRGPRVSDWTAVEIRPLRRRGWGHWLLARRSVSDPTDIAYYVCFGPADTSLAELVRVAGSRWAIEECFQTAKNETGLDHYQARGYQAWYRHVTLSMTALAFLVITRPTVEKGAPLLAMVRP; translated from the coding sequence ATGGTGGCGGACTGGTCGGCGAGCTTCGAGGCGTTTCTGGGCCGGTTCGCCGGCAGGTTCCCCCGAGTGGAGTCGCGGCGCCGGATGCGCTGGTATGTCAAGGGATTGCTCGCCGAGATCGAGCGGAAGAACGGGTGGACGCTGGCCGAGGCCGCCGGGGATGCGGGGCCGGAAGGCATGCAGCGGTTGCTGAACTTCTACGCGTGGGACACCGATGGCTTGCGTGACGACGTGCGTGCCGCGGTTGTGGAACGCATCGGTGACGGTGAGCAGGGGGTGCTCATCGTCGACGAGACCGGCTTTCTGAAGAAGGGTGCCCACTCCGCAGGAGTCGCACGGCAGTACTCGGGCACTGCCGGCCGGATCGAGAACTCGCAGATCGGGGTATTTCTGGCGTATGCCTCACCACGCGGTCGTGCGCTGATTGATCGGGAGTTGTATCTGCCCAAGGACTGGACCGATGATCGTGACCGGTGCCGGGCGGCTGGCATTGATGACGAGGTGGAGTTCGCGACCAAACAGGTGCTGGCCCGCCGGATGATCGAGCGTGCGCTCGCGACGGAGGTGCCGTTCGGATGGGTGACCGCCGACGAGTTGTACGGGCAGGACACGAAGTTCCGGCTGTGGTTGGAGACCGTGGACGTCCCGCATGTGGTGGCGGTGCCCAAGTCGGCGATGGTGGTGTCGATGCACTTGGCCAAGGTCCGGGTTGCGCGGATGATTGCGGACGTCGCGGACGCAGATTGGCAGCGGCTCAGCTGCGGGGACGGAGTTCGTGGCCCTCGGGTGTCGGACTGGACGGCGGTGGAGATCCGGCCGTTGCGCCGGCGGGGTTGGGGGCACTGGCTGCTGGCTCGGCGTTCGGTCAGCGATCCGACCGACATCGCCTACTACGTGTGTTTCGGGCCTGCCGATACCAGCTTGGCGGAGCTGGTTCGTGTCGCGGGCAGCCGCTGGGCGATCGAGGAGTGTTTCCAGACGGCGAAGAACGAGACCGGTCTGGATCACTACCAGGCGCGGGGTTACCAGGCGTGGTACCGGCACGTCACGCTGTCGATGACGGCGTTGGCGTTCCTGGTGATCACACGGCCAACCGTTGAAAAGGGGGCTCCGTTGCTGGCGATGGTCAGACCGTGA